In Primulina huaijiensis isolate GDHJ02 chromosome 16, ASM1229523v2, whole genome shotgun sequence, a single genomic region encodes these proteins:
- the LOC140960961 gene encoding uncharacterized protein, translating into MAHFSKVPMFSKEDFDDWKIHGPLKILKPNTAGAITDGAPQMVEKPRSEWTSEDKKKANLDNVAKDTLYKTLDKNIFSKIKMCSTTKELWEKLIQICEGNEQTKENKLSVAMQKFENLKMKVGETLNEFDERFSSLFNELAALGKDSGNREIALK; encoded by the exons ATGGCACACTTTAGCAAGGTTCccatgttctcaaaagaagacttCGATGACTGGAAGATCC atggtccattaaagatcttaaagccTAATACAGCTGGTGCTATCACTGATGGTGCGCCGCAAATGGTTGAAAAACCAAGAAGCGAATGGACTAgtgaagataaaaagaaagccaATCTGGATAATGTCGCAAAGGACACACTCTATAAAACTCTTGATAAGAACATCTttagcaagatcaagatgtgttcaACTACAAAAGAACTATGGGAAAAGCTCATTCAaatctgtgaaggaaatgagcagactAAAGAAAACAAGTTGTCTGTGGCcatgcaaaaatttgaaaatctgaaaatgAAGGTCGGAGAAACTCTAAACGAGTTTGATGAACGTTTCAGTAGTCTGTTTAATGAGCTAGCAGCTCTTGGTAAAGACTCTGGCAACAGAGAAATAGCGCTCAAATAA
- the LOC140961845 gene encoding uncharacterized protein, translating to MGFKVSWVSFLKISLLLLLISGIVIACFTLPIEKMLKDFLVWIEHDLGPWGPLVLAVAYIPLTVLAVPASVLTLGGGYLFGLPVGFVADSIGATIGAGAAFLVGRTIGRSFVISKLKDYPQFNAVAIAIQKSGFKIVLLLRLVPLLPFNMLNYLLSVTPVPIAHYMLASWLGMMPITLALVYVGTTLKDLSDVTHGWNEFSKTRWAYIVLGLAVSVVLMICVTRVAKAALENALAENKDIETDFVSPQLPIVDDSARNLHQPLIIRVDAP from the exons ATGGGTTTCAAAGTCAGTTGGGTTTCTTTTCTCAAGATTTCTTTGCTTTTACTGCTGATTTCGGGCATTGTCATCGCTTGCTTCACTCTCCCTATTGAAAAG ATGCTGAAGGATTTCTTAGTATGGATAGAGCACGATCTTGGCCCTTGGGGTCCTCTAGTGCT AGCTGTTGCATACATTCCTTTAACAGTATTGGCAGTACCTGCTTCTGTTCTTACG CTGGGTGGTGGCTATCTATTCGGCTTGCCTGTGGGTTTTGTTGCTGATTCTATTGGTGCCACAATAGGCGCTGGTGCCGCTTTTCTTGTTGGGCGAACA ATTGGCAGATCATTTGTTATATCCAAGCTAAAAGACTATCCCCAGTTCAATGCAGTTGCTATCGCCATTCAAAAATCTGGATTTAAG ATTGTATTACTGCTCCGACTTGTTCCTTTGCTCCCATTCAACATGTTGAACTACCTCTTATCGGTGACTCCTGTCCCCATTGCTCATTACATGCTAGCTTCATGGTTGGGCATGATG CCAATTACTCTTGCCTTGGTATATGTTGGAACAACTTTGAAGGATCTTTCAGATGTAACGCATGGATGGaatgaattttcaaaaactCGTTGG GCATATATTGTGTTGGGCCTTGCTGTATCTG TTGTGCTGATGATTTGTGTTACAAGAGTCGCCAAAGCTGCATTAGAGAATGCATTGGCTGAAAACAAAGACATAGAGACCGATTTCGTGTCACCACAATTACCCATTGTTGATGATTCTGCTCGAAACCTCCACCAGCCACTTATAATCAGAGTCGATGCACCCTAA